A stretch of Balearica regulorum gibbericeps isolate bBalReg1 chromosome 28, bBalReg1.pri, whole genome shotgun sequence DNA encodes these proteins:
- the ATP8B2 gene encoding phospholipid-transporting ATPase ID isoform X4, whose translation MTVPREMPGKWPRVRAPGGAEEERRVRANAREYNEKFQYASNCIKTSKYNIVTFLPVNLFEQFQEVANTYFLFLLILQLIPQISSLSWFTTIVPLVLVLTITAVKDATDDYFRHKSDNQVNNRQSQVLISGVLRQEQWMNVRVGDIIKLENNQFVAADLLLLSSSEPHGLCYIETAELDGETNMKVRQAIPVTSELGDTSKLAQFDGEVICEPPNNKLDKFGGTLYWKENKYPLSNQNMLLRGCVLRNTEWCFGLVIFAGPDTKLMQNSGRTKFKRTSIDRLMNTLVLWIFGFLVCMGVILAIGNAIWEHEVGVCFQIYLPWDEGVHSAFFSGFLSFWSYIIILNTVVPISLYVSVEVIRLGHSYFINWDKKMYCAKRRTPAEARTTTLNEELGQVEYIFSDKTGTLTQNIMVFSKCSVNGHSYGDVQDVLGHKAELGERPEPVDFSFNPLVDPRFQFWDPSLLEAVKLGDPHVHEFFRLLSLCHTVMSEEKSEGELYYKAQSPDEGALVTAARNFGFVFRSRTPKTITVHELGRAITYQLLAILDFNNIRKRMSVIVRSPEGKIRLYCKGADTILLERLHPINQDLTNVTTDHLNEYAGEGLRTLVLAYKDLEESYYEDWSERLHRAGSAPEAREDRLARLYDEVEHDMMLLGATAIEDKLQQGVPETIAILTLANIKIWVLTGDKQETAVNIGYSCKMLTDDMTEVFVVTGHTVLEVREELRKAREKMMDGSRSMGNGFSYQEKLSSSKLTSVLEAIAGEYALVINGHSLAHALEADMEVEFLETACACKAVICCRVTPLQKAQVVELVKKYKKAVTLAIGDGANDVSMIKRTQSRWGERQSPPHSTCLFPPQPPTSGWASVGRRASRRCWPPTTPSHSSSSCSACSWCTGAGPTSACASSSAISSTRTSPSPWSTSGLASSAASRHRPCTISTSSRSTTLSTRRCLCSPWASLTRTCQSSGAWSTPNSTSPGS comes from the exons GTCTTAACCATCACAGCTGTCAAAGATGCCACCGACGACTAT TTCCGCCATAAAAGTGACAACCAGGTGAACAACCGGCAGTCTCAGGTGCTGATCAGCGGAGT cctccGGCAGGAGCAGTGGATGAATGTCCGTGTCGGAGACATCATCAAGTTGGAGAACAACCAGTTTGTGGCG GctgacctcctcctcctctccagcagcgAACCCCATGGGTTGTGCTACATAGAGACCGCGGAGCTGGACGG AGAGACCAACATGAAGGTGCGGCAGGCCATCCCTGTCACCTCGGAGCTGGGTGACACCAGCAAGCTGGCTCAGTTTGACG GCGAGGTGATCTGTGAACCCCCCAACAACAAGCTGGACAAATTTGGCGGGACGCTGTACTGGAAGGAGAACAAGTACCCCCTGAGCAACCAGAACATGCTGCTGCGGGGCTGTGTCCTGCGCAACACCGAGTGGTGCTTTGGCCTCGTCATCTTTGCAG ggcCCGACACGAAACTGATGCAGAACAGCGGCCGGACCAAGTTCAAGCGGACGAGCATCGATCGGCTGATGAACACGCTGGTGCTCTGG ATCTTCGGGTTCCTGGTGTGCATGGGGGTGATCCTGGCCATCGGCAATGCCATCTGGGAGCATGAGGTGGGCGTCTGCTTCCAGATCTACCTGCCCTGGGACGAGGGAGTGCACAGTGCCTTCTTCTCCGGCTTCCTCTCCTTCTGGTCCTACATCATCATCCTCAACACTGTGGTGCCCATCTCGCTCTACGTGAG CGTGGAGGTGATCCGTCTCGGGCACAGCTACTTCATCAACTGGGACAAGAAGATGTACTGTGCCAAGCGCCGGACTCCAGCTGAGGCCCGCACCACCACCCTCAAcgaggagctggggcaggtggAGTACATCTTCTCGGACAAGACCGGCACCCTCACCCAGAACATCATGGTCTTCAGCAAGTGCTCCGTGAACGGGCACAGCTACG GTGACGTGCAGGATGTGCTGGGTCACAAGGCGGAGCTGGGAGAG AGGCCAGAGCCAGTCGACTTCTCCTTCAACCCGCTGGTGGACCCACGGTTCCAGTTCTGGGACCCCAGCCTGCTGGAAGCCGTCAAGCTGGGAGACCCCCACGTGCACGAGTTCTTCCGCCTGCTCTCGCTCTGCCACACCGTCATGTCCGAGGAGAAGAGCGAAG GGGAGCTGTATTACAAGGCTCAGTCCCCGGATGAGGGAGCGCTGGTCACAGCTGCCAGAAACTTCGGCTTTGTGTTCCGGTCCCGCACGCCCAAGACCATCACGGTACATGAGCTGGGTCGAGCCATCACCTACCAACTGCTGGCCATCCTGGACTTCAACAACATCCGCAAGCGCATGTCCGTCATCG TCCGCAGCCCTGAGGGCAAGATCCGTCTGTACTGCAAAGGTGCTGACACCATCCTGCTGGAGCGCCTGCACCCCATCAACCAGGACCTGACCAATGTCACCACCGACCACCTCAAC GAATACGCTGGCGAGGGGCTGCGAACGCTGGTGCTGGCCTACAAAGACCTGGAGGAGAGCTACTATGAGGACTGGTCCGAGCGGCTGCACCGAGCTGGCAGTGCCCCCGAGGCCCGTGAGGATCGCCTGGCTCGGCTCTACGACGAGGTGGAGCACGATATGATG CTGCTCGGAGCCACGGCCATTGAGGACAAACTGCAGCAGGGGGTCCCCGAAACCATCGCCATCCTGACGCTGGCCAACATCAAGATCTGGGTGCTGACGGGGGACAAGCAGG AAACGGCTGTGAACATCGGCTACTCCTGCAAGATGCTGACCGACGACATGACGGAGGTGTTCGTGGTCACGGGCCACACTGTGCTGGAGGTGCGAGAGGAGCTCAG gaAAGCCCGGGAGAAGATGATGGATGGATCGCGCTCCATGGGCAATGGCTTCTCCTACCAGGAGAAACtctcctcctccaagctcaCCTCTGTTCTGGAAGCCATCGCGGGCGAATATGCCCTGGTCATCAACGGGCACAGCCTG GCCCACGCGCTGGAGGCTGACATGGAGGTGGAGTTCCTGGAGACGGCGTGTGCCTGCAAGGCCGTCATCTGCTGCCGCGTCACGCCCTTGCAGAAAGCCCAGGTGGTGGAGTTGGTGAAGAAGTACAAGAAAGCTGTGACGCTGGCCATCGGGGATGGGGCCAACGATGTCAGCATGATCAAGA GAACGCAGTCCCGCTGGGGAGAGCGGCAGAGCCCTCCTCACTCCACGTGTCTCTTCCCTCCGCAGCCGCCCACATCGGGGTGGGCATCAGTGGGCAGGAGGGCATCCAGGCGGTGCTGGCCTCCGACTACTCCTTCTCACAGTTCAAGTTCCTGCAGCGCCTGCTCCTGGTGCACGGGCGCTGGTCCTACCTCCGCATGTGCAAGTTCCTCTGCTATTTCTTCTACAAGAACTTCGCCTTCACCATGGTCCACTTCTGGTTTGGCTTCTTCTGCGGCTTCTCGGCACAG ACCGTGTACGATCAGTACTTCATCACGCTCTACAACATTGTCTACACGTCGCTGCCTGTGCTCGCCATGGGCGTCTTTGACCAG GACGTGCCAGAGCAGCGGAGCATGGAGTACCCCAAACTCTACGAGCCCGGGCAGTTGA
- the ATP8B2 gene encoding phospholipid-transporting ATPase ID isoform X6: MERCAARRAPEEERRVRANAREYNEKFQYASNCIKTSKYNIVTFLPVNLFEQFQEVANTYFLFLLILQLIPQISSLSWFTTIVPLVLVLTITAVKDATDDYFRHKSDNQVNNRQSQVLISGVLRQEQWMNVRVGDIIKLENNQFVAADLLLLSSSEPHGLCYIETAELDGETNMKVRQAIPVTSELGDTSKLAQFDGEVICEPPNNKLDKFGGTLYWKENKYPLSNQNMLLRGCVLRNTEWCFGLVIFAGPDTKLMQNSGRTKFKRTSIDRLMNTLVLWIFGFLVCMGVILAIGNAIWEHEVGVCFQIYLPWDEGVHSAFFSGFLSFWSYIIILNTVVPISLYVSMGSVTLSPEVRTVEVIRLGHSYFINWDKKMYCAKRRTPAEARTTTLNEELGQVEYIFSDKTGTLTQNIMVFSKCSVNGHSYGDVQDVLGHKAELGERPEPVDFSFNPLVDPRFQFWDPSLLEAVKLGDPHVHEFFRLLSLCHTVMSEEKSEGELYYKAQSPDEGALVTAARNFGFVFRSRTPKTITVHELGRAITYQLLAILDFNNIRKRMSVIVRSPEGKIRLYCKGADTILLERLHPINQDLTNVTTDHLNEYAGEGLRTLVLAYKDLEESYYEDWSERLHRAGSAPEAREDRLARLYDEVEHDMMLLGATAIEDKLQQGVPETIAILTLANIKIWVLTGDKQETAVNIGYSCKMLTDDMTEVFVVTGHTVLEVREELRKAREKMMDGSRSMGNGFSYQEKLSSSKLTSVLEAIAGEYALVINGHSLAHALEADMEVEFLETACACKAVICCRVTPLQKAQVVELVKKYKKAVTLAIGDGANDVSMIKTAHIGVGISGQEGIQAVLASDYSFSQFKFLQRLLLVHGRWSYLRMCKFLCYFFYKNFAFTMVHFWFGFFCGFSAQTVYDQYFITLYNIVYTSLPVLAMGVFDQDVPEQRSMEYPKLYEPGQLNLLFNKREFFICIAQGIYTSVFMFFIPYGVFADATRDDGAQLADYQSFAVTVATSLVIVVSVQIGLDTGFWTAINHFFIWGSLAAYFAILFAMHSDGLFQMFPNQFRFVGNAQNTLAQPTVWLTIALTTVVCIMPVVAFRFLKLDLKPELSDTVRYTQLVRKKQKTQHRCMRRVGRVGSRRSGYAFSHQEGFGELIMSGKNMRLSSLALSSFSARPSVGWIETLRKKKGSDSSAAGSAAGSPSSAADKTLKV, translated from the exons GTCTTAACCATCACAGCTGTCAAAGATGCCACCGACGACTAT TTCCGCCATAAAAGTGACAACCAGGTGAACAACCGGCAGTCTCAGGTGCTGATCAGCGGAGT cctccGGCAGGAGCAGTGGATGAATGTCCGTGTCGGAGACATCATCAAGTTGGAGAACAACCAGTTTGTGGCG GctgacctcctcctcctctccagcagcgAACCCCATGGGTTGTGCTACATAGAGACCGCGGAGCTGGACGG AGAGACCAACATGAAGGTGCGGCAGGCCATCCCTGTCACCTCGGAGCTGGGTGACACCAGCAAGCTGGCTCAGTTTGACG GCGAGGTGATCTGTGAACCCCCCAACAACAAGCTGGACAAATTTGGCGGGACGCTGTACTGGAAGGAGAACAAGTACCCCCTGAGCAACCAGAACATGCTGCTGCGGGGCTGTGTCCTGCGCAACACCGAGTGGTGCTTTGGCCTCGTCATCTTTGCAG ggcCCGACACGAAACTGATGCAGAACAGCGGCCGGACCAAGTTCAAGCGGACGAGCATCGATCGGCTGATGAACACGCTGGTGCTCTGG ATCTTCGGGTTCCTGGTGTGCATGGGGGTGATCCTGGCCATCGGCAATGCCATCTGGGAGCATGAGGTGGGCGTCTGCTTCCAGATCTACCTGCCCTGGGACGAGGGAGTGCACAGTGCCTTCTTCTCCGGCTTCCTCTCCTTCTGGTCCTACATCATCATCCTCAACACTGTGGTGCCCATCTCGCTCTACGTGAG CATGGGTTCTGTCACCCTTAGCCCCGAGGTAAGAAC CGTGGAGGTGATCCGTCTCGGGCACAGCTACTTCATCAACTGGGACAAGAAGATGTACTGTGCCAAGCGCCGGACTCCAGCTGAGGCCCGCACCACCACCCTCAAcgaggagctggggcaggtggAGTACATCTTCTCGGACAAGACCGGCACCCTCACCCAGAACATCATGGTCTTCAGCAAGTGCTCCGTGAACGGGCACAGCTACG GTGACGTGCAGGATGTGCTGGGTCACAAGGCGGAGCTGGGAGAG AGGCCAGAGCCAGTCGACTTCTCCTTCAACCCGCTGGTGGACCCACGGTTCCAGTTCTGGGACCCCAGCCTGCTGGAAGCCGTCAAGCTGGGAGACCCCCACGTGCACGAGTTCTTCCGCCTGCTCTCGCTCTGCCACACCGTCATGTCCGAGGAGAAGAGCGAAG GGGAGCTGTATTACAAGGCTCAGTCCCCGGATGAGGGAGCGCTGGTCACAGCTGCCAGAAACTTCGGCTTTGTGTTCCGGTCCCGCACGCCCAAGACCATCACGGTACATGAGCTGGGTCGAGCCATCACCTACCAACTGCTGGCCATCCTGGACTTCAACAACATCCGCAAGCGCATGTCCGTCATCG TCCGCAGCCCTGAGGGCAAGATCCGTCTGTACTGCAAAGGTGCTGACACCATCCTGCTGGAGCGCCTGCACCCCATCAACCAGGACCTGACCAATGTCACCACCGACCACCTCAAC GAATACGCTGGCGAGGGGCTGCGAACGCTGGTGCTGGCCTACAAAGACCTGGAGGAGAGCTACTATGAGGACTGGTCCGAGCGGCTGCACCGAGCTGGCAGTGCCCCCGAGGCCCGTGAGGATCGCCTGGCTCGGCTCTACGACGAGGTGGAGCACGATATGATG CTGCTCGGAGCCACGGCCATTGAGGACAAACTGCAGCAGGGGGTCCCCGAAACCATCGCCATCCTGACGCTGGCCAACATCAAGATCTGGGTGCTGACGGGGGACAAGCAGG AAACGGCTGTGAACATCGGCTACTCCTGCAAGATGCTGACCGACGACATGACGGAGGTGTTCGTGGTCACGGGCCACACTGTGCTGGAGGTGCGAGAGGAGCTCAG gaAAGCCCGGGAGAAGATGATGGATGGATCGCGCTCCATGGGCAATGGCTTCTCCTACCAGGAGAAACtctcctcctccaagctcaCCTCTGTTCTGGAAGCCATCGCGGGCGAATATGCCCTGGTCATCAACGGGCACAGCCTG GCCCACGCGCTGGAGGCTGACATGGAGGTGGAGTTCCTGGAGACGGCGTGTGCCTGCAAGGCCGTCATCTGCTGCCGCGTCACGCCCTTGCAGAAAGCCCAGGTGGTGGAGTTGGTGAAGAAGTACAAGAAAGCTGTGACGCTGGCCATCGGGGATGGGGCCAACGATGTCAGCATGATCAAGA CCGCCCACATCGGGGTGGGCATCAGTGGGCAGGAGGGCATCCAGGCGGTGCTGGCCTCCGACTACTCCTTCTCACAGTTCAAGTTCCTGCAGCGCCTGCTCCTGGTGCACGGGCGCTGGTCCTACCTCCGCATGTGCAAGTTCCTCTGCTATTTCTTCTACAAGAACTTCGCCTTCACCATGGTCCACTTCTGGTTTGGCTTCTTCTGCGGCTTCTCGGCACAG ACCGTGTACGATCAGTACTTCATCACGCTCTACAACATTGTCTACACGTCGCTGCCTGTGCTCGCCATGGGCGTCTTTGACCAG GACGTGCCAGAGCAGCGGAGCATGGAGTACCCCAAACTCTACGAGCCCGGGCAGTTGAACCTGCTCTTCAACAAGCGGGAGTTCTTCATCTGCATCGCCCAGGGCATCTACACCTCTGTCTTCATGTTCTTCATCCCCTACGGCGTTTTCGCCGACGCCACCCGTGACGATGGCGCCCAGCTGGCCGACTACCAGTCGTTCGCCGTCACCGTCGCCACCTCCCTCGTGATTGTCGTCAGCGTGCAG ATTGGGCTGGACACAGGCTTCTGGACGGCCATCAATCACTTCTTCATCTGGGGCAGCCTGGCCGCCTACTTCGCCATCCTCTTCGCCATGCACAGCGACGGCCTCTTCCAGATGTTCCCCAACCAGTTCCGCTTTGTGG GTAATGCACAGAACACGCTGGCCCAGCCCACGGTCTGGCTGACCATCGCCCTCACCACCGTGGTCTGCATCATGCCTGTCGTGGCCTTTCGCTTCCTCAAGCTGGACCTGAAACCCGAACTCTCGGACACG GTGCGCTACACTCAGCTGGTACGGAAGAAGCAGAAGACCCAGCACCGGTGCATGCGGCGTGTGGGGCGCGTGGGCTCGCGCCGCTCCGGCTACGCCTTCTCCCACCAGGAAGGTTTCGGGGAGCTCATCATGTCGGGCAAGAACATGCGGCTCAGCTCCCTGGCGCTCTCCAGCTTCAGCGCCCGCCCCAGCGTTGGCTGGATTGAGACCCTGCGCAAGAAGAAGGGCAGCGACAGCAGCGCCGCCGGCAGCGCCgccggcagccccagcagcgcGGCCGACAAGACGCTCAAGGTGTGA
- the ATP8B2 gene encoding phospholipid-transporting ATPase ID isoform X1 has translation MTVPREMPGKWPRVRAPGGAEEERRVRANAREYNEKFQYASNCIKTSKYNIVTFLPVNLFEQFQEVANTYFLFLLILQLIPQISSLSWFTTIVPLVLVLTITAVKDATDDYFRHKSDNQVNNRQSQVLISGVLRQEQWMNVRVGDIIKLENNQFVAADLLLLSSSEPHGLCYIETAELDGETNMKVRQAIPVTSELGDTSKLAQFDGEVICEPPNNKLDKFGGTLYWKENKYPLSNQNMLLRGCVLRNTEWCFGLVIFAGPDTKLMQNSGRTKFKRTSIDRLMNTLVLWIFGFLVCMGVILAIGNAIWEHEVGVCFQIYLPWDEGVHSAFFSGFLSFWSYIIILNTVVPISLYVSVEVIRLGHSYFINWDKKMYCAKRRTPAEARTTTLNEELGQVEYIFSDKTGTLTQNIMVFSKCSVNGHSYGDVQDVLGHKAELGERPEPVDFSFNPLVDPRFQFWDPSLLEAVKLGDPHVHEFFRLLSLCHTVMSEEKSEGELYYKAQSPDEGALVTAARNFGFVFRSRTPKTITVHELGRAITYQLLAILDFNNIRKRMSVIVRSPEGKIRLYCKGADTILLERLHPINQDLTNVTTDHLNEYAGEGLRTLVLAYKDLEESYYEDWSERLHRAGSAPEAREDRLARLYDEVEHDMMLLGATAIEDKLQQGVPETIAILTLANIKIWVLTGDKQETAVNIGYSCKMLTDDMTEVFVVTGHTVLEVREELRKAREKMMDGSRSMGNGFSYQEKLSSSKLTSVLEAIAGEYALVINGHSLAHALEADMEVEFLETACACKAVICCRVTPLQKAQVVELVKKYKKAVTLAIGDGANDVSMIKTAHIGVGISGQEGIQAVLASDYSFSQFKFLQRLLLVHGRWSYLRMCKFLCYFFYKNFAFTMVHFWFGFFCGFSAQTVYDQYFITLYNIVYTSLPVLAMGVFDQDVPEQRSMEYPKLYEPGQLNLLFNKREFFICIAQGIYTSVFMFFIPYGVFADATRDDGAQLADYQSFAVTVATSLVIVVSVQIGLDTGFWTAINHFFIWGSLAAYFAILFAMHSDGLFQMFPNQFRFVGNAQNTLAQPTVWLTIALTTVVCIMPVVAFRFLKLDLKPELSDTVRYTQLVRKKQKTQHRCMRRVGRVGSRRSGYAFSHQEGFGELIMSGKNMRLSSLALSSFSARPSVGWIETLRKKKGSDSSAAGSAAGSPSSAADKTLKV, from the exons GTCTTAACCATCACAGCTGTCAAAGATGCCACCGACGACTAT TTCCGCCATAAAAGTGACAACCAGGTGAACAACCGGCAGTCTCAGGTGCTGATCAGCGGAGT cctccGGCAGGAGCAGTGGATGAATGTCCGTGTCGGAGACATCATCAAGTTGGAGAACAACCAGTTTGTGGCG GctgacctcctcctcctctccagcagcgAACCCCATGGGTTGTGCTACATAGAGACCGCGGAGCTGGACGG AGAGACCAACATGAAGGTGCGGCAGGCCATCCCTGTCACCTCGGAGCTGGGTGACACCAGCAAGCTGGCTCAGTTTGACG GCGAGGTGATCTGTGAACCCCCCAACAACAAGCTGGACAAATTTGGCGGGACGCTGTACTGGAAGGAGAACAAGTACCCCCTGAGCAACCAGAACATGCTGCTGCGGGGCTGTGTCCTGCGCAACACCGAGTGGTGCTTTGGCCTCGTCATCTTTGCAG ggcCCGACACGAAACTGATGCAGAACAGCGGCCGGACCAAGTTCAAGCGGACGAGCATCGATCGGCTGATGAACACGCTGGTGCTCTGG ATCTTCGGGTTCCTGGTGTGCATGGGGGTGATCCTGGCCATCGGCAATGCCATCTGGGAGCATGAGGTGGGCGTCTGCTTCCAGATCTACCTGCCCTGGGACGAGGGAGTGCACAGTGCCTTCTTCTCCGGCTTCCTCTCCTTCTGGTCCTACATCATCATCCTCAACACTGTGGTGCCCATCTCGCTCTACGTGAG CGTGGAGGTGATCCGTCTCGGGCACAGCTACTTCATCAACTGGGACAAGAAGATGTACTGTGCCAAGCGCCGGACTCCAGCTGAGGCCCGCACCACCACCCTCAAcgaggagctggggcaggtggAGTACATCTTCTCGGACAAGACCGGCACCCTCACCCAGAACATCATGGTCTTCAGCAAGTGCTCCGTGAACGGGCACAGCTACG GTGACGTGCAGGATGTGCTGGGTCACAAGGCGGAGCTGGGAGAG AGGCCAGAGCCAGTCGACTTCTCCTTCAACCCGCTGGTGGACCCACGGTTCCAGTTCTGGGACCCCAGCCTGCTGGAAGCCGTCAAGCTGGGAGACCCCCACGTGCACGAGTTCTTCCGCCTGCTCTCGCTCTGCCACACCGTCATGTCCGAGGAGAAGAGCGAAG GGGAGCTGTATTACAAGGCTCAGTCCCCGGATGAGGGAGCGCTGGTCACAGCTGCCAGAAACTTCGGCTTTGTGTTCCGGTCCCGCACGCCCAAGACCATCACGGTACATGAGCTGGGTCGAGCCATCACCTACCAACTGCTGGCCATCCTGGACTTCAACAACATCCGCAAGCGCATGTCCGTCATCG TCCGCAGCCCTGAGGGCAAGATCCGTCTGTACTGCAAAGGTGCTGACACCATCCTGCTGGAGCGCCTGCACCCCATCAACCAGGACCTGACCAATGTCACCACCGACCACCTCAAC GAATACGCTGGCGAGGGGCTGCGAACGCTGGTGCTGGCCTACAAAGACCTGGAGGAGAGCTACTATGAGGACTGGTCCGAGCGGCTGCACCGAGCTGGCAGTGCCCCCGAGGCCCGTGAGGATCGCCTGGCTCGGCTCTACGACGAGGTGGAGCACGATATGATG CTGCTCGGAGCCACGGCCATTGAGGACAAACTGCAGCAGGGGGTCCCCGAAACCATCGCCATCCTGACGCTGGCCAACATCAAGATCTGGGTGCTGACGGGGGACAAGCAGG AAACGGCTGTGAACATCGGCTACTCCTGCAAGATGCTGACCGACGACATGACGGAGGTGTTCGTGGTCACGGGCCACACTGTGCTGGAGGTGCGAGAGGAGCTCAG gaAAGCCCGGGAGAAGATGATGGATGGATCGCGCTCCATGGGCAATGGCTTCTCCTACCAGGAGAAACtctcctcctccaagctcaCCTCTGTTCTGGAAGCCATCGCGGGCGAATATGCCCTGGTCATCAACGGGCACAGCCTG GCCCACGCGCTGGAGGCTGACATGGAGGTGGAGTTCCTGGAGACGGCGTGTGCCTGCAAGGCCGTCATCTGCTGCCGCGTCACGCCCTTGCAGAAAGCCCAGGTGGTGGAGTTGGTGAAGAAGTACAAGAAAGCTGTGACGCTGGCCATCGGGGATGGGGCCAACGATGTCAGCATGATCAAGA CCGCCCACATCGGGGTGGGCATCAGTGGGCAGGAGGGCATCCAGGCGGTGCTGGCCTCCGACTACTCCTTCTCACAGTTCAAGTTCCTGCAGCGCCTGCTCCTGGTGCACGGGCGCTGGTCCTACCTCCGCATGTGCAAGTTCCTCTGCTATTTCTTCTACAAGAACTTCGCCTTCACCATGGTCCACTTCTGGTTTGGCTTCTTCTGCGGCTTCTCGGCACAG ACCGTGTACGATCAGTACTTCATCACGCTCTACAACATTGTCTACACGTCGCTGCCTGTGCTCGCCATGGGCGTCTTTGACCAG GACGTGCCAGAGCAGCGGAGCATGGAGTACCCCAAACTCTACGAGCCCGGGCAGTTGAACCTGCTCTTCAACAAGCGGGAGTTCTTCATCTGCATCGCCCAGGGCATCTACACCTCTGTCTTCATGTTCTTCATCCCCTACGGCGTTTTCGCCGACGCCACCCGTGACGATGGCGCCCAGCTGGCCGACTACCAGTCGTTCGCCGTCACCGTCGCCACCTCCCTCGTGATTGTCGTCAGCGTGCAG ATTGGGCTGGACACAGGCTTCTGGACGGCCATCAATCACTTCTTCATCTGGGGCAGCCTGGCCGCCTACTTCGCCATCCTCTTCGCCATGCACAGCGACGGCCTCTTCCAGATGTTCCCCAACCAGTTCCGCTTTGTGG GTAATGCACAGAACACGCTGGCCCAGCCCACGGTCTGGCTGACCATCGCCCTCACCACCGTGGTCTGCATCATGCCTGTCGTGGCCTTTCGCTTCCTCAAGCTGGACCTGAAACCCGAACTCTCGGACACG GTGCGCTACACTCAGCTGGTACGGAAGAAGCAGAAGACCCAGCACCGGTGCATGCGGCGTGTGGGGCGCGTGGGCTCGCGCCGCTCCGGCTACGCCTTCTCCCACCAGGAAGGTTTCGGGGAGCTCATCATGTCGGGCAAGAACATGCGGCTCAGCTCCCTGGCGCTCTCCAGCTTCAGCGCCCGCCCCAGCGTTGGCTGGATTGAGACCCTGCGCAAGAAGAAGGGCAGCGACAGCAGCGCCGCCGGCAGCGCCgccggcagccccagcagcgcGGCCGACAAGACGCTCAAGGTGTGA